The Deltaproteobacteria bacterium region GCAACGGCGGCGTGGGCGAGCTCGGCCAGAAGTTCCTGCACGACATCGCGGCGCTCCAGCGCGGCGAGGCACCCGACGCGCACGGCTGGCGAGTCGCGCTCTAGTCGCCGTGATTCGTGGCTCGCGGCTCGTTCGAAGCTGCGCGATTGGTTATTAACCGTTCGTTAATGTGACCAACCCCCAGCCCCCAGCCCCCGGCCCCACGACTGGGGCCACGCTCGAGCTCCTCACCGAGCACGCTCGCACGCTCGATCTCGCGCCGGTCTTCGCGCGCTTCGACGCCGACGGCTACGCGCCGCTGGGCAAGATCCTCACCGACGAGGCAATCGCCCAGCTGCAAACGGCGTCGGACGATCTCTTGCTCGGGCGCGTGCGGCCGGAGGGCATGTTCTTCCAGCTCGACTCGCCGACCGGCAAGTACGACGACGTGGCCTTCGACACCGGCTGGGTGGGTCCGCGGCTCGACTACCGCAAGGTGGAGAAGCTCGAGCGCGAGCCGCGCTTCCTGGCGCTCATCGAGAACCCGCTCTTCGCACGCGTGGCGCACGCGCGCATCGGGCCGGACGTCGCCATCTACCGCGCGGTGCTCTGGGTGAAGGCGCCGAGCGGCGGCACCGAGCTGCCCTGGCACCAGGACGGCGGGCGCTTCTGGGGAATCGATCGCGATCCCACGCTCCAGACCTGGGTGGCGCTCGACGACGCGCCGCTCGATGCGGGCTGCGTGCGCGTCGTTCCCGGCTCGCACCGCGCCGGCCTGGTGACGGAGTTCGGCGGCCAGATCGCGGACGACGTCCTCGCGCGCGAGAACGCGGAGGCGCGCGCGGTTTCACTCCCGGTGAAGGCCGGCGAGGCGATGCTCCTGCACAACCACACCTGGCACACCAGCGGCTTGAACAGCTCCGGCAAGATCCGGCGCGCCGTCGGCATCTGCTACATAAACGCGGCCACGAAGTGCACGCGCAAGCGCCACAAGCCGCGGACGTTCGTGCGCGTCTTCGAAGATCGCTAGCCGATCGCGATGCCCGCGACGGCCGCGCTCGCGAGCAACCACAGTCCACCGCGCGGATACTTGAGCGCACCGAGCGTGACCAGCGCCGTCACCGAGATCGCCGCGAGCCCGAAGCCGTTCGCGCGACTCAGTCCGTAGCCCGCGGCGAGCACCAATCCGACGGTCACCGGCGCGAGTCCCTCGGCGAGCGCGCGTCCGAGGCGGGTGCCGCGCAAGCGACCCCATGCGCGTCCGATCGCGATGGCCGCGAGCGCCGGCGGTCCGCAGAACGCGATCGTCGCCACCGCCGCGCCGCCGAGCCCGCCCACGTGCCAGCCGACGAGCCCGACCACCATCGCGTTCGGTCCGGGCGCGGCCTGCGCCAGCGCCACGAGCGAGGCAAAGAGCGGACCGTCGAGCCAGCCGCGGACGTCGACGAGCTGCCGCTGCATCTCGGGAATGACGGGATTCGCGCCGCCCACGGCCATCAGCGAGAGCTGCGCGAAGACCAAAGCCAGCGATCCCAGTCGGCCGTTCATGCGCGCCTCCACGCCCGCCAGACGCTCGCGGGCACCAAGGCCAGCACCACCCAGGGCAGCGGCCACTTCAGCGGGCCCGCGGCCACGAACGCCAGCGCCGCGATGAGCAGCATGGGCAGCGACCTCCGCAGCGGCTTCGCGAGCTGCAGCCCCATGGCCCAGACCAGCCCGGCCGCGCCTGCGCCCAGGCCCACCAGCGCCCGGTGCACCGGGGCGATGTGAACCCAGCGCATGAGCACGGCGTCGATGGCCACCGCGAGCAACGTGGGCACGGCCATCACCCCGGCGAAGGCGGCCAGGGCGCCACGCCAGCCGCGGTAGCGATCGCCGAGGTAGACGGCGAGGTTGATCACGTTCGGCCCGGGGATGACCTGGGACATGCCCAGCGACTCCGTGAACTCGGCGTCGGTGAGCCAGCGCCTGCGGACCACGAGCACCTGCCGGGCCCAGGCCGCCGCGCCGCCGAAGCCGTTGAGCGCCACTTCGAGGAAGCCCGTGAAGAGCTCGGCGGAGCTCGGTCGGGGCGCTTCGGGCTTCGCGGTGACCGTGTCCATGTCGAAAACGTAGCCGGACCGGAGGCGCGCTCGCCAACGAGTTCCAATCCCCTTTCCATGAGCTAGACTCATGCTCATGCGCCGCCTGCCCTCGCTCAACGCCCTGCGCAGCTTCGAGGCCGCCGCCCGGCTGGGGAGCTTCACCGACGCGGCGCGCGAGCTCTACGTCACCCAGGGCGCGGTCAGTCGTGCGGTGGCGGGCCTGGAGGCGTGGCTCGGGGTGGTGCTCTTCGCGCGCGAGGGCAAGAAGGTGACGCTCACGCCCGCGGCGCGCGCGTACCGCGAGGAGATCGCGGCGGCGCTGGATCGCATGGCCATCGCCACGGCGCGCCTGCTGGAGCAGCGCACCGGCCAGCCCCTGCGGCTCGACGCGCTGCCCACGCTGGCGATGCGCTGGCTCATCCCCCGGCTGCCGCGGTTTCAGGCGCGCTGGCCGGGCGTGGAGGTGCACCTCTCGACCTCGGATCGCAAGGTGATGGCGGGTGAGCCCTTCGATGTCGCGATCCGGCGCGGGCCGCAAAAGTGGCCGGGGCTGAAGGCGGTGCGCTTCCTGGACGAGCGCGCCACGCCGGTCTGCGCGCCGGCGCTCGCTTCGCGCAAGAAGCTCTCCAAGCCGGAGGACCTGAGCCAGCACACGCTGCTGCACGCGGATCCGCGGCCGGAGGAGTGGCAGTCGTGGTTGAGCGCGCAGGGGCTCTCGAAGCTGAAGCCGCTGGCGAGCCTGCGCTTCGATCACTTCTACCTCGCGCTGCAGGCGGCGCAGGACGGGCTCGGGGTGGCCATGGGGCCGCTGCCGATCATCGACGAGGACCTCGCTGCGGGCCGGCTGGTGGCGCCATTCCCGACGCGCGTGGTGGCGGCACGGAGCTACTACGCGCTCACCGCCCGCCGAGCCTCGACGCCGGCCGTCGAAGCCTTCGTGGATTGGCTGTGCGAAGAAGGCGCGGCCTGATGCTTAACCACCCTGTTAAGGCTGCGTGTTCTCGCTCGGCGTTCCCGGGGGCACGCCGGGCTGGGTGATCGGCGGCGGCGCCGGCGGCGGCGGGTTGACCACCGACGATCCCGGGTTGAGCGCGTTGTTCACGCCGTCGTTCTGCTGCGAGCCGGAGAAGCTCGTGCCGGTGTTGCAGTCAGCGCCCACGCACGGCTGGGTAGCGCCGAGGTTGTTGTTGGTCGTCGCCGGCTGGCCGAGCGCGCTGCCCGGCGTGGTGCCCAGCTGCGTGCTCGAGCTGCCCGAGAGCCCCGTGCCCGGCGAGCAGTTGATGCCCACGCACGGCTGGGCGCCCGACACGCCGATGGAGGGCGTGCCCATTTGATTGCAGTCGATGCCCACGCACGGCTGCCCAGGGTTCAGCCCCGTGCCTGGCGCGGTGTTCACCGGGCCGCCGAGCTGATTGGGCGAGCCCGGCGTGGTGGGCGTGGTCTGCGCGAAGGCCGGCGCCGACAGCAGCGCCGCGATGGCGAAGACGAGCGTGCGCATGGAACACCTCAAGGTCTCGAGCGAGGACGCGTCGCAACCCTGAAGCTATGCAGCGTCGCTGCGCCGACACCTGCCGTGGCGCTGGTTCGCTCGCTTGTTGGTGCCGGCTCGGCCGCTCGCTCAGCCGTCGTGGCGGCGGCGATCGTGGGCGAAGCTGGCCAGGTCGATGGGCCGCACGGCGTTGTACATCGGGCACGCCTGGCACGACCAATCGCCCCAGCCGCGCTTCACCGCCAGGTCCAGACACGACCCGTAGCTGAAGCAGGTGAGGTTGCGGTAGCGATCCGGACACGGCTCGGCATGCCGCGTGCGGTACTCGATGGGATTGGGGGTCGCGCTCACGCGGCAGCTTGTAGCAAAGTCACATGCTCAGTTCCATTCACTTTGTGATCTTTCCCTCGGAAAAACACTCATTTCATCCCTGAAATGATTTCAAAGTTGAAATGGTGCTTCGTATCTTCGCGGGCGCACTCGGGGTGCGCATCGGCGCAGTTGAAAGCGGGCCGGGGTTACGGTCGGAGGTGGCAACGGTGATTGCCTTTCTGGGCACGGGGTTGATGGGCGCGGAGTTCGTGCGCGGGCTGCTCGCGCGCGGCGAATCGGTCCGGGTGTGGAACCGCACCCGCGCGCGGGCCGAGCCGCTGCGCGAGGCGGGCGCCGAGCTCGCGAACGATCCCGCGGAGGCGGTGCGCGGGGCGGCGCGCGTGCACCTCTCGCTGGGCGACGACGCGGCGGTCGAGTCCGTCCTCGAGGCCGCCCTGCCCGCCCTCGCGCCCGACGCGCTCGTGCTCGACCACAGCACCACCGCGCCGCTTCCGACGGCCGAGCGCACGAAGGGTCTGCGCGCGCGAGGCATCGCCTACGTGCACGCGCCGGTGTTCATGGGGCCCAAGAACGCCCGCGACGCCACCGGGCTGATGCTCACCTGCGGCGAGGCCGCGCTCCTCGCGCGCGCCAAGCCCATTCTTCAGACGATGACCGGCAAGCTCCTCGACCTCGGCGCGGATCCAGCGCGCGCCGCGGCCTTCAAGCTCTTCGGAAACCTGATGATCGTCTTCATCAGCAGCGGGCTGGGCGACCTCTTCGCGCTCGCGCAGGGGCTGAACATCGCGCCCACCGACGCGCGCGATCTCTTCGACTCCTTCAAGGCGTCGAACACGCTCGACCTGCGCGGCAAGCGCATGGCCAACGGCGACTACGCGGCCACGTTCGAGCTGGCCATGGCCCGCAAGGACGTGCGCCTGATGCTGGAGACGGCCGCGGCCACGGGCGCGAAGCTGGAGGTGCTGCCCGCGATCGCGTCGCACATGGACGCGCTCATCGCCCAGGGCCTGGGCGAACAGGACCTGGGCATCGTGGCCAAGCGGCGCTGACGGCTGGAGCTACTTCTTGCCCACCTCGCGCAGCCAGCCGGTGGCGGAGGCGAGCGCGGGGTGGTTCACCACGTAGACCTGGCGCTTGCCGCCGGCCTTCTGGTCCTTGGCCTCGAGCACCTTGGCGTCGGTGAGGATGCGCAGGTGGCGGGAGATTGCCGGCCAGGTGCAGTCGAACTCGCGGGCGATCGCCGAGGGCGCACCCACGCCGCGCATCACCAGCTGCACGATCTCGCGACGGCGCTTGTTGCCCAGCGCCCGGAACACCTGATCCACACTCTTGCTGCTGCTCGCCATCCGGCCCTCCTGAGGCTCAAAACGGTTTGGTTATATTAACACGAAGGTTTTGCTTCTCAATGGCCATCAGCGCGCGAGGATGGTCGTCTCGCCGACGGCGCCCACCTGGTGGAAGCCGTGCTGCTCCAGATCCTGCTGGTTCTTCGGGCTGCGGAAGATGACGGCGCGGTTCACCTGGGGGTTGGCCATGGCCTGGAGGTAGCCGGGGTAGCCGGGGCCGGTGTAGAGCACGTTCACGTCGCGGCCCACGTAGAAGCTCCCGCCGCAACCCCAGCGCGACTCGTTCACGATGATGAGCTGCTTCAACTCCGGATCCGCGCCGACCTTCATCGTGGCCTTGAAGAGGTCGCTCTCCAGATCCGGGAGCTTGGCGTAGCTCCACGCAGAGAAGCCTGCGAAGGCGAGCAGTCCCGCCGCCGCCGCGCCCTGGAGCGCGCGGCTGCGCTTCCAGAGCGCGGTGAAGCCCTCGGCGAACGCCGGCGCGAAGGCGACCGTCACCAGCAGCACCACCGGAAACACGAAGCGATCCACTTTGTAGGCCGTCGACGACAGCGCGTAGAGATACGCAGCCGCCGGCGCGAGCATGCGATCCGCGCGGATCCGGAACCAGGGCAGCCCGAGCAAGAGCGGCCACGGCATCCAGGTCTTGAGCAGGTCCAGGTAGAACCACCACGGCGACGAGCCGAACTTCCGCGCCGCGCCGTCGCCCAGGTTGAAGCGCACGTACGCGAACACCGAGTGCCACGGCCCGCCCCAGCTCGCCCAATCCAGCGCGCCGAGCGCCAGCGCCACCACGGCGCCGCTCGCGACGGCTCCAGCGATTTGCTTCCAGCGCCGCTCCACCAGCGCCTGCAGCATCACCGCCACGATCAAGCTCGCGAAGCCGTAGCGCACCACGAAGGCGAGGCCCAGCCAGAGCCCGGCGAGGAGGCCGCTGCGGAAGGGGCGCGCGTCGTCATCGAGGGCGGCGATGCCCGCGACGCCGAAGAGCGCGCCCATGGGCTCGCCGAGCGTGCGCCCCAGGAAGTAGAGCGAGAGCGCCCAGCCCACCACGATCACCAGCGCCAGCCGCGCCGCGAGCGCGCTCGACGTCCGCCGCTGCGAATACGCGAGCACGCCGCGGAAGCCGGGATACGCACAGAGCGCCATCACCAACGCGACGCCGAGCCGGTGGGCCATGGGGCTGGTACCGCCGAGCACATCCGCGGCCTTCATGCCCGCCGCGAGCACCGCCGGCACCGCCCAGTTGCGCAGGCCCTCT contains the following coding sequences:
- a CDS encoding phytanoyl-CoA dioxygenase family protein, whose translation is MTNPQPPAPGPTTGATLELLTEHARTLDLAPVFARFDADGYAPLGKILTDEAIAQLQTASDDLLLGRVRPEGMFFQLDSPTGKYDDVAFDTGWVGPRLDYRKVEKLEREPRFLALIENPLFARVAHARIGPDVAIYRAVLWVKAPSGGTELPWHQDGGRFWGIDRDPTLQTWVALDDAPLDAGCVRVVPGSHRAGLVTEFGGQIADDVLARENAEARAVSLPVKAGEAMLLHNHTWHTSGLNSSGKIRRAVGICYINAATKCTRKRHKPRTFVRVFEDR
- a CDS encoding chromate transporter → MNGRLGSLALVFAQLSLMAVGGANPVIPEMQRQLVDVRGWLDGPLFASLVALAQAAPGPNAMVVGLVGWHVGGLGGAAVATIAFCGPPALAAIAIGRAWGRLRGTRLGRALAEGLAPVTVGLVLAAGYGLSRANGFGLAAISVTALVTLGALKYPRGGLWLLASAAVAGIAIG
- a CDS encoding chromate transporter, translated to MDTVTAKPEAPRPSSAELFTGFLEVALNGFGGAAAWARQVLVVRRRWLTDAEFTESLGMSQVIPGPNVINLAVYLGDRYRGWRGALAAFAGVMAVPTLLAVAIDAVLMRWVHIAPVHRALVGLGAGAAGLVWAMGLQLAKPLRRSLPMLLIAALAFVAAGPLKWPLPWVVLALVPASVWRAWRRA
- the gcvA gene encoding transcriptional regulator GcvA, with translation MLMRRLPSLNALRSFEAAARLGSFTDAARELYVTQGAVSRAVAGLEAWLGVVLFAREGKKVTLTPAARAYREEIAAALDRMAIATARLLEQRTGQPLRLDALPTLAMRWLIPRLPRFQARWPGVEVHLSTSDRKVMAGEPFDVAIRRGPQKWPGLKAVRFLDERATPVCAPALASRKKLSKPEDLSQHTLLHADPRPEEWQSWLSAQGLSKLKPLASLRFDHFYLALQAAQDGLGVAMGPLPIIDEDLAAGRLVAPFPTRVVAARSYYALTARRASTPAVEAFVDWLCEEGAA
- a CDS encoding NAD(P)-dependent oxidoreductase, whose protein sequence is MIAFLGTGLMGAEFVRGLLARGESVRVWNRTRARAEPLREAGAELANDPAEAVRGAARVHLSLGDDAAVESVLEAALPALAPDALVLDHSTTAPLPTAERTKGLRARGIAYVHAPVFMGPKNARDATGLMLTCGEAALLARAKPILQTMTGKLLDLGADPARAAAFKLFGNLMIVFISSGLGDLFALAQGLNIAPTDARDLFDSFKASNTLDLRGKRMANGDYAATFELAMARKDVRLMLETAAATGAKLEVLPAIASHMDALIAQGLGEQDLGIVAKRR
- a CDS encoding helix-turn-helix transcriptional regulator, producing the protein MASSSKSVDQVFRALGNKRRREIVQLVMRGVGAPSAIAREFDCTWPAISRHLRILTDAKVLEAKDQKAGGKRQVYVVNHPALASATGWLREVGKK
- a CDS encoding mannosyltransferase codes for the protein MSVESASAPPADGSARIRIDRVLAAAAAVFTALLAALQSGRIHPDEVYQFLEPANRLAFHFGFPSWEWQEGLRNWAVPAVLAAGMKAADVLGGTSPMAHRLGVALVMALCAYPGFRGVLAYSQRRTSSALAARLALVIVVGWALSLYFLGRTLGEPMGALFGVAGIAALDDDARPFRSGLLAGLWLGLAFVVRYGFASLIVAVMLQALVERRWKQIAGAVASGAVVALALGALDWASWGGPWHSVFAYVRFNLGDGAARKFGSSPWWFYLDLLKTWMPWPLLLGLPWFRIRADRMLAPAAAYLYALSSTAYKVDRFVFPVVLLVTVAFAPAFAEGFTALWKRSRALQGAAAAGLLAFAGFSAWSYAKLPDLESDLFKATMKVGADPELKQLIIVNESRWGCGGSFYVGRDVNVLYTGPGYPGYLQAMANPQVNRAVIFRSPKNQQDLEQHGFHQVGAVGETTILAR